The Brevibacillus brevis genome contains a region encoding:
- a CDS encoding tetratricopeptide repeat protein, which produces MKIEDWFHTLRNKAQTIEEKWQGASEQERLQLAEQLFQLRQVSDTVVDLWLQFEEKLSNAIRSIKEMEGQLPAEEKKPDQSKVNSESPKAVETKKTTDGKKKDHSPETNPYEPIFRRGEGFYHLRMFQDAKKCFGELVQKSPDWESGRLYYAYSLLLCEEKELAFREFRLLGRTASSPTIVSISFNAIGCILAEEEQWLEAAQAFKTSLEIKPEQEEAKYNLALCYLRDGDAQEALDELEPYLEKNEHDWEAQMLWLRAAKLLHTMDQTVEWSPPKGLQLPTRDLDSDTLQEMASLYETVGNYHRAQICYHFLTERSPKDGWTWHGLAWNTWLIAGTKRALTLVKKAISLAPENDDFLFSYGWMLLFDGRVEEAIKAFRIMLEKNRDNRLGQSGMISAYEKLGDTQEAKRLAKYFLEDAEPYVRSLGYFHLGRIAVVEENWRLAEQYFQRALPFAEQLWEIPIYMQLCASKLGQSEMQTELVQP; this is translated from the coding sequence GTGAAAATCGAGGACTGGTTTCATACGCTTCGGAACAAAGCACAGACGATTGAAGAGAAGTGGCAGGGGGCTTCTGAACAAGAACGTCTTCAGCTCGCGGAACAATTGTTTCAATTGCGCCAAGTAAGTGATACAGTCGTAGACCTGTGGCTGCAATTCGAAGAAAAATTATCGAATGCGATTCGTAGCATCAAGGAAATGGAAGGACAGCTTCCAGCGGAAGAGAAAAAGCCGGATCAGTCAAAGGTGAACTCAGAATCACCAAAGGCCGTTGAAACGAAAAAAACAACAGACGGAAAAAAGAAAGATCATTCACCGGAAACGAATCCATACGAGCCGATATTTCGTCGTGGGGAAGGCTTTTATCATTTGCGCATGTTCCAAGACGCGAAAAAATGTTTTGGAGAATTAGTCCAAAAATCGCCAGACTGGGAAAGTGGACGCCTGTACTACGCCTACAGTCTCCTTTTGTGTGAGGAGAAAGAATTAGCCTTTCGGGAGTTCCGTCTTCTCGGCAGGACAGCAAGCTCACCCACCATTGTGTCTATCAGCTTTAATGCCATCGGGTGCATACTTGCGGAAGAGGAACAATGGCTAGAGGCGGCGCAAGCTTTTAAGACGTCTCTCGAGATCAAGCCAGAACAGGAAGAAGCCAAATACAACCTCGCGCTCTGCTATTTAAGAGATGGCGATGCACAGGAAGCTTTGGACGAATTGGAACCGTATCTAGAAAAAAACGAGCACGATTGGGAAGCGCAGATGCTATGGCTGCGTGCTGCCAAATTACTGCATACGATGGACCAGACAGTGGAATGGAGCCCGCCGAAAGGCTTGCAGCTGCCGACACGCGATTTGGACAGCGATACTCTTCAGGAAATGGCCTCTTTATACGAAACAGTGGGCAATTACCACCGGGCACAAATTTGCTATCACTTTTTGACGGAGCGTTCCCCAAAAGATGGGTGGACATGGCATGGCTTAGCCTGGAATACTTGGCTCATTGCGGGTACGAAACGCGCATTGACGCTCGTCAAAAAAGCGATCAGTCTTGCACCCGAAAATGACGACTTTCTTTTTAGTTATGGATGGATGCTGTTGTTTGACGGAAGGGTAGAGGAAGCGATCAAAGCGTTTCGGATCATGCTGGAGAAAAACAGAGACAATCGCCTCGGACAATCCGGGATGATTTCTGCATACGAAAAGCTGGGGGATACACAAGAAGCAAAACGATTGGCAAAGTATTTCCTGGAAGACGCTGAGCCTTATGTACGTTCGTTAGGGTATTTTCATCTGGGAAGAATCGCGGTTGTGGAAGAAAATTGGCGCCTAGCTGAACAATATTTTCAACGGGCATTGCCATTCGCAGAACAGTTATGGGAAATCCCCATCTATATGCAATTGTGTGCAAGCAAGCTCGGTCAATCAGAAATGCAGACTGAGCTCGTACAGCCTTAA
- the panD gene encoding aspartate 1-decarboxylase, translated as MFRTMMKAKIHRATVTEANLNYVGSITIDKNLLDALDILPNEKVQIVNNNNGARLETYVIEGAPGSGVICLNGAAARLVQEGDIVIIIAYAMMTDEEARTYKPRVAIMDEKNQIKELIAEEVHATIL; from the coding sequence GTGTTCCGTACCATGATGAAAGCAAAAATCCATCGCGCAACGGTAACTGAAGCAAACTTGAACTATGTTGGCAGTATTACCATCGATAAAAATTTGTTGGATGCACTGGATATTTTGCCAAATGAAAAAGTACAAATCGTCAATAACAACAACGGAGCGCGTCTGGAAACATATGTAATCGAAGGTGCTCCAGGCAGTGGCGTCATTTGCTTGAACGGAGCAGCTGCACGTCTCGTACAAGAGGGCGATATCGTCATTATTATTGCCTATGCGATGATGACGGATGAAGAGGCAAGAACTTATAAGCCACGTGTCGCCATCATGGATGAAAAAAATCAGATCAAAGAATTGATCGCAGAAGAAGTACACGCGACGATTCTGTAA
- the panC gene encoding pantoate--beta-alanine ligase — protein MMQTMMQQVSTIAEMRVHIKEAHRQGKTIGMVPTMGFLHEGHLSLVKAAREVCDLVVMSIFVNPLQFGPNEDFERYPRDIERDSKMAEEAGVDLLFTPEVSEMYPTPMLTNISVANVTTPLCGASRPGHFDGVSTVVNKLFQIVQPDYAFFGQKDAQQVAVVTQMVHDLSMPVQIVPCPIVREADGLAMSSRNVYLSADERAQALVLSQSLKQADEWLGEGMALSEIKDRITQIISEKPLADIDYVEILSYPALTPIEQETAGQTIIIALAVRFGKTRLIDNTITSIK, from the coding sequence ATGATGCAAACAATGATGCAGCAAGTCTCCACCATTGCAGAGATGCGCGTTCATATAAAAGAAGCACATCGACAAGGCAAAACGATCGGGATGGTACCGACCATGGGCTTTCTGCATGAAGGACATCTCAGCTTGGTGAAAGCTGCCCGTGAAGTATGCGATTTGGTTGTGATGAGCATTTTCGTAAACCCGCTACAATTCGGACCGAATGAGGACTTTGAACGCTATCCGCGTGATATCGAACGGGATAGCAAAATGGCGGAAGAAGCGGGAGTGGACCTCCTGTTTACTCCGGAAGTCAGCGAGATGTATCCGACACCGATGCTGACCAATATTTCAGTGGCAAATGTGACGACTCCATTGTGCGGAGCTTCGCGTCCGGGTCATTTTGATGGCGTATCGACCGTCGTCAATAAATTGTTTCAAATTGTCCAGCCCGATTACGCTTTTTTTGGACAAAAGGATGCCCAGCAGGTAGCTGTTGTGACGCAAATGGTTCATGACTTGTCGATGCCGGTGCAAATCGTTCCATGCCCGATCGTACGCGAAGCGGATGGACTGGCGATGAGCTCTCGGAATGTCTACTTGTCAGCGGATGAGCGAGCACAAGCACTCGTGCTATCACAGAGCCTGAAGCAAGCAGATGAATGGCTGGGTGAGGGCATGGCTCTTTCTGAAATCAAGGATCGTATCACGCAAATAATTTCCGAGAAGCCGCTGGCTGATATTGATTATGTGGAAATTTTGAGCTATCCGGCGCTTACACCAATTGAGCAGGAAACCGCTGGTCAGACGATCATCATCGCGTTAGCTGTTCGTTTTGGCAAAACACGCCTGATCGACAATACGATTACATCAATCAAGTAG
- the panB gene encoding 3-methyl-2-oxobutanoate hydroxymethyltransferase — protein sequence MATNDRPITTSSIRKKKETRTPITMVTAYDYPSAKLVDEAGADMILVGDSLGMVVLGYDSTIPVTMEDMLHHTKAVTRGAKRAFVVADLPFLSYHGTVEEAVKNAGRLMQEGLAKAVKMEGGRELAPIITRCVQAGIPVVGHIGLTPQSVHQLGGYKVQGRDLEAAKKLLDEALAIQEAGAFAIVLECVPEEVAGMIADKLDIAVIGIGAGATCDGQVLVFHDMVGYASDITPKFVKRYANIGETIREAVETYNKEVEARSFPGPEHVFHASEETIKELYGEGVKQS from the coding sequence ATGGCAACAAACGACAGACCTATTACGACTTCGAGTATCCGCAAGAAAAAAGAAACGCGAACCCCGATTACCATGGTGACCGCCTATGACTATCCGTCAGCCAAATTAGTGGATGAAGCAGGTGCTGATATGATTCTGGTCGGTGATTCCTTGGGAATGGTCGTACTCGGTTATGACTCCACCATCCCTGTTACGATGGAGGACATGCTGCACCATACGAAAGCAGTAACGAGAGGAGCCAAGCGTGCATTTGTCGTGGCGGACCTGCCTTTTCTCAGCTATCACGGAACAGTTGAAGAAGCGGTGAAAAACGCGGGCAGACTAATGCAAGAAGGGCTGGCCAAGGCGGTCAAAATGGAAGGGGGCCGTGAACTCGCCCCAATCATTACACGCTGTGTACAAGCAGGCATCCCTGTCGTTGGACATATCGGACTTACCCCGCAATCGGTACATCAATTAGGCGGTTACAAAGTACAAGGAAGAGATCTGGAGGCAGCTAAAAAATTGCTGGACGAAGCTCTTGCTATTCAAGAAGCGGGTGCATTCGCGATTGTTCTGGAATGTGTTCCCGAAGAGGTCGCTGGCATGATTGCAGACAAGCTGGACATCGCTGTGATTGGAATCGGAGCGGGTGCGACTTGTGATGGGCAAGTGCTGGTGTTCCATGATATGGTCGGCTACGCATCGGATATCACACCGAAATTCGTGAAGCGCTACGCAAACATCGGTGAAACAATCCGTGAAGCAGTTGAGACCTATAACAAAGAAGTCGAAGCAAGAAGCTTCCCAGGGCCAGAGCATGTCTTCCATGCTTCGGAAGAAACCATCAAGGAATTGTACGGGGAAGGAGTGAAGCAGTCATGA
- a CDS encoding biotin--[acetyl-CoA-carboxylase] ligase, producing MNIKQVILQAFRDQPGSFISGEELSQTCGCSRTAVWKHIEELRRDGYEVEAVRKSGYRLLVAPDRLSAAEIMAGLETDRIGQNVIAYDEVVSTQPLAHEAAAKGAVEGTIVLAELQTGGKGRLGRPWHSPKGTGIWMSLIIRPAIPLPKTPQMTLLTAVAVAKTIREETGLPVKIKWPNDIFIGDKKVCGILTELNAESDRVNYLVIGIGLNANSIESDFPSDLAQIATSLRIESGEPLKRVSFIQRLCRIFEEEYDHYLQAGFDRVKQEWEDHSYTIGKWVSLQTISQQLEGRAVGLDEEGVLKVEDQTGQIHKVYSADVNYRAND from the coding sequence ATGAACATTAAGCAAGTCATCCTTCAAGCATTCCGTGACCAGCCGGGCAGTTTCATCTCTGGTGAAGAATTAAGCCAAACATGCGGTTGCTCAAGGACGGCAGTCTGGAAACATATCGAAGAGCTGCGCCGAGATGGCTACGAGGTAGAGGCGGTACGCAAATCGGGGTATCGCCTGCTGGTTGCCCCTGATCGCTTGTCAGCAGCAGAAATCATGGCTGGACTGGAAACGGATCGGATCGGACAAAATGTCATCGCTTACGATGAGGTGGTATCTACACAGCCACTCGCACACGAGGCTGCGGCAAAAGGGGCAGTAGAAGGTACGATTGTGCTGGCAGAGCTGCAAACAGGCGGGAAAGGCAGACTCGGCCGACCATGGCATTCTCCGAAAGGAACGGGGATTTGGATGAGTTTGATCATCCGTCCTGCGATTCCGTTACCGAAGACACCTCAGATGACGTTGTTAACGGCAGTTGCAGTAGCGAAAACGATCCGGGAAGAGACTGGGTTGCCTGTCAAAATCAAATGGCCGAACGATATTTTTATCGGAGACAAAAAAGTATGCGGGATTTTGACAGAACTCAATGCTGAATCTGATCGGGTCAATTATTTAGTCATCGGAATAGGGCTCAATGCCAACAGTATCGAGTCTGATTTCCCGTCAGACCTGGCACAGATTGCAACTTCACTTCGTATTGAATCTGGCGAGCCACTCAAGCGCGTTTCGTTTATCCAACGCCTCTGCCGAATTTTTGAAGAAGAGTACGACCACTATTTGCAGGCTGGCTTTGATCGTGTGAAACAAGAGTGGGAGGATCATTCGTACACCATTGGCAAATGGGTGAGCCTCCAGACGATTTCACAACAGCTGGAAGGTCGTGCCGTTGGCTTGGATGAGGAAGGCGTACTCAAGGTCGAGGATCAGACTGGACAGATTCACAAAGTTTATTCGGCTGATGTCAATTATCGTGCAAATGATTAA